One Vicia villosa cultivar HV-30 ecotype Madison, WI unplaced genomic scaffold, Vvil1.0 ctg.002327F_1_1, whole genome shotgun sequence genomic region harbors:
- the LOC131638540 gene encoding photosystem II stability/assembly factor HCF136, chloroplastic-like: MATLQFTFTDSSTLCRPLLSQLPSKSIHSRTRSFVVKASSELSRTRRQFIAETTAISVLVPSQLVKAEETLSEWERVYLPIDPGVVLLDIAFVPEDPNHGFLLGTRQTLLETKDGGNTWAPRSIPSAEDEDFNYRFNSISFKGKEGWIVGKPAILLYTSDAGDSWERIPLSAELPGDMVYIKATDDKGAEMVTDEGAIYVTANRGYNWKAAVQESVSATLNRTVSSGISGASYYTGTFNTVNRSPDGRYVAVSSRGNFYLTWEPGQAYWQPHNRAVARRIQNMGWRADGGLWLLVRGGGLYLSKGTGITEEFEEVPVQSRGFGILDVGYRSTDEAWAAGGSGVLLRTNNGGKSWIRDKAADNIAANLYAVKFIDEKKGFVLGNDGVLLRYLG; the protein is encoded by the exons ATGGCGACTCTGCAATTCACATTCACCGATTCATCTACTCTATGCAGACCGTTATTATCTCAATTACCTTCTAAATCTATTCATTCTCGAACTCGAAGCTTCGTCGTCAAAGCTTCCTCCGAACTCTCCAGAACGAGGAGACAGTTCATCGCGGAAACCACGGCTATATCGGTGTTGGTACCTTCTCAGTTGGTGAAAGCTGAAGAAACTCTTTCGGAGTGGGAAAGAGTTTATCTACCTATCGATCCTGGTGTTGTCCTTCTGGATATCGCTTTTGTGCCTGAAGACCCTAACCATG GTTTTCTCCTGGGGACGAGACAAACCCTTTTGGAGACTAAAGATGGAGGAAACACTTGGGCTCCACGATCTATTCCATCTGCAGAAGATGAAGATTTTAACTATAGGTTTAATTCTATCAGCTTCAAAGGGAAAGAAGGATGGATAGTGGGAAAACCTGCAATTCTGCTCTACACTTCTGATGCTGGAGATAGTTGGGAAAGGATACCACTCAGTGCTGAGCTTCCAGGCGATATG GTATACATAAAGGCGACTGATGACAAGGGTGCGGAGATGGTGACTGATGAAGGTGCAATATATGTTACTGCAAATAGAGGATACAATTGGAAGGCTGCTGTTCAGGAATCAGTTTCGGCTACGCTTAATAG AACAGTTTCTAGTGGTATTAGTGGTGCAAGTTATTACACTGGAACTTTCAATACTGTCAATCGATCTCCCGATGGAAGGTATGTTGCAGTCTCAAGTCGTGGCAACTTCTACTTGACCTGGGAGCCTGGTCAG GCGTACTGGCAGCCACATAACAGAGCAGTTGCTAGAAGAATCCAAAACATGGGATGGAGAGCTGATGGAGGCCTGTGGCTTCTTGTCCGTGGAGGTGGTCTGTATCTCAGCAAGGGCACGGGG ATAACTGAAGAATTTGAGGAAGTTCCTGTTCAAAGCCGGGGGTTTGGCATTCTTGATGTTGGATATCGTTCAACG GATGAGGCTTGGGCAGCAGGTGGGAGCGGTGTTCTCTTGAGAACTAATAACGGTGGCAAGTCTTGGATTCGTGACAAAGCTGCTGACAATATTGCTGCAAACTTATACGCAGTAAA GTTCATTGATGAGAAAAAGGGATTTGTATTGGGAAATGATGGTGTCTTGCTTCGCTACCTTGGATAG
- the LOC131638564 gene encoding probable E3 ubiquitin-protein ligase ARI8 yields the protein MTTLTDFPNIEDEEGELLTSLETLEQPRFTVLSESHIKCLQDDEIKEAMLVLTISRPVACLLLTYYKWNLSDVCESWLDNHEKVLKTIGLSEEPGKVELGFPNSECNICFETFSNDEIRSSWCGHPFCIDCWNQYIDTNINNHNCFKLKCPQPSCDAAIDEDMIQQLASESRKLQYDYFLLRSYVENNNDKELKWCPAPNCCYAISYETLFHDSSSSRSRMNYDVTCFCCHVFCWNCGEEAHTPVDCETVAKWMKKTSSEIKLTTSGWIVANTKPCPNCKIPIQKNKGCNHMICKCDFDFCWFCLQGRCICYATQLEQVQVFEDVKPNNHAKNQLDRYSYYHQGWANNEISRKRALQNLNKMKMSKSLYTSKYGTYLELLYTLKLVVELRGILKWSYVYGYYLPEDESAKIEVFDHIQGIAQVILDKLHQCADIGFRRLVQKHDTEDEKFRLNLVSLTGVTERYFMNWVKDLENSLDVVVRLKNYTG from the coding sequence ATGACAACATTAACTGACTTCCCCAACATTGAAGACGAAGAAGGCGAATTATTAACTAGCCTTGAAACTTTAGAACAACCTCGTTTCACAGTTTTGAGTGAGTCTCATATAAAGTGTCTTCAAGATGATGAAATCAAAGAAGCCATGTTGGTTCTCACCATATCAAGACCTGTTGCATGCCTTCTACTCACTTACTACAAATGGAACTTGAGCGATGTTTGTGAATCATGGTTAGATAACCATGAAAAAGTTCTAAAAACCATAGGGTTATCAGAAGAACCGGGAAAAGTAGAATTAGGGTTTCCAAATTCAGAATGTAATATCTGTTTTGAAACCTTTTCTAATGATGAGATTAGGTCATCATGGTGTGGTCATCCGTTTTGCATTGATTGTTGGAATCAGTATATTGATACAAATATCAACAATCACAACTGCTTCAAACTCAAATGCCCTCAACCTTCTTGTGATGCAGCTATAGATGAAGACATGATTCAACAATTAGCAAGTGAGTCTAGAAAGCTTCAATATGATTATTTTTTGCTTAGGTCTTATGTGGAAAACAACAATGATAAGGAATTGAAGTGGTGTCCTGCTCCAAATTGTTGttatgctataagttatgaaaCACTGTTTCATGATTCTAGTAGTTCTAGGTCTAGAATGAATTATGATGTTACATGCTTTTGTTGTCATGTTTTTTGTTGGAATTGTGGGGAAGAAGCTCATACACCTGTGGATTGTGAAACTGTTGCTAAATGGATGAAAAAGACTAGTTCTGAAATTAAACTCACTACTAGTGGTTGGATTGTGGCTAACACAAAACCATGCCCTAATTGTAAGATTCCCATTCAGAAAAACAAAGGGTGTAATCATATGATATGCAAATGTGACTTCGATTTTTGCTGGTTTTGTCTCCAAGGTCGATGTATATGTTATGCAACACAACTCGAACAAGTTCAGGTATTTGAAGATGTAAAACCTAATAACCACGCGAAAAATCAACTGGACAGGTATAGTTACTACCATCAAGGTTGGGCTAACAATGAAATTTCAAGAAAAAGGGCTCTTCAAAACTTGAATAAGATGAAGATGAGTAAATCATTGTATACGAGTAAGTATGGAACTTATTTAGAATTATTGTATACATTGAAACTCGTGGTTGAACTTCGAGGAATTCTCAAATGGAGTTATGTATATGGATACTATCTCCCTGAAGATGAAAGTGCTAAGATTGAGGTTTTTGATCACATCCAAGGAATAGCTCAAGTTATTTTGGATAAGCTTCATCAATGTGCTGATATTGGGTTCAGAAGGCTGGTGCAAAAACATGATACAGAAGATGAAAAGTTTCGACTGAATCTAGTATCTCTAACTGGGGTGACTGAAAGATATTTCATGAATTGGGTTAAAGATTTAGAGAATAGTCTTGATGTTGTTGTGCGTTTGAAAAACTATACTGGTTGA
- the LOC131638542 gene encoding lignin-forming anionic peroxidase-like, which yields MAYTMISATSFAVTLVLLATISISDAHLSSTFYDSTCPDALTTIRTAIRTAVSKERRMAASLIRLHFHDCFVQGCDASILLDDSTTIQSEKTALPNLNSVRGFQVIDNAKSQVEKVCPGVVSCADIVAVAARDASFAVGGPSWTVKLGRRDSTTASKSLANTDLPLFTDDLQTLISKFTNKGLTAKDMVTLSGAHTIGQAQCFTFRGRIYNNASDIDAGFASTRQRGCPSTSSTSNNQKLAALDFVTPNSFDNNYFKNLIQKKGLLQSDQVLFSGGSTDSIVSQYSQNPTAFKSDFAAAMIKMGDIQPLTGSAGIIRSICSAPN from the exons ATGGCTTATACAATGATCTCTGCTACTAGTTTTGCTGTTACATTGGTGCTGCTAGCCACAATATCAATATCTGATGCACACTTGTCTTCTACTTTTTACGACAGTACATGTCCCGATGCACTAACCACCATTAGAACTGCCATTCGTACTGCTGTCTCTAAAGAGCGTCGTATGGCTGCATCTCTCATTCGCCTTCATTTTCATGACTGCTTTGTGCAGGGCTGTGATGCATCAATTTTGCTCGATGACAGTACCACAATCCAGAGCGAAAAGACTGCACTTCCAAATCTTAACTCAGTAAGAGGATTTCAAGTCATCGATAATGCAAAATCACAGGTAGAGAAAGTATGTCCCGGAGTCGTGTCTTGTGCAGACATAGTTGCTGTAGCAGCACGTGATGCATCTTTCGCT GTTGGTGGTCCATCATGGACAGTGAAACTTGGAAGAAGAGACTCTACTACAGCAAGTAAAAGTTTGGCCAATACCGACCTTCCATTATTTACAGACGATCTTCAAACTCTTATATCAAAATTTACAAATAAAGGTCTTACTGCTAAAGACATGGTTACTCTATCTG GTGCGCACACAATCGGACAAGCTCAATGCTTTACATTTCGTGGTAGGATATACAACAATGCTAGTGACATAGATGCTGGATTCGCTAGCACTCGCCAACGTGGTTGTCCATCTACCAGTTCCACTTCAAACAATCAAAAGTTAGCAGCACTGGACTTCGTTACACCAAATTCTTTTGACAACAACTACTTTAAGAATTTAATTCAAAAGAAGGGTCTTCTACAATCTGACCAAGTTCTTTTCAGCGGAGGATCTACCGATTCTATCGTTTCTCAATACAGTCAAAATCCCACAGCTTTCAAATCTGATTTTGCAGCTGCTATGATAAAGATGGGAGATATTCAACCATTAACCGGATCCGCCGGAATCATAAGAAGCATTTGCAGTGCTCCCAACTAA